A region of Scleropages formosus chromosome 2, fSclFor1.1, whole genome shotgun sequence DNA encodes the following proteins:
- the sinhcafl gene encoding SIN3-HDAC complex associated factor, like: MFGFHKSKVFRSHEGCCICKTKSSSSRFTDSSRYEENFRPCFGLAEDRFGDICNACVLLVKRWKKLPVGSKKNWSHVVDARAGPGFKITKPKKMKSSDGKKKSKLKRLHKLKRQNSDAHSTTSSTSPCQSPSYSNQSDDGSDIEAKQTRSTPSLFSYLDLSYWKRQKVCCGIIYKGRFGEVMIDPRLFKPCCSSKKQEAPPPEPHPAPQPEDLKESW, encoded by the exons ATGTTCGGCTTCCACAAGTCCAAGGTGTTCCGGAGTCACGAGGGCTGCTGCATCTGCAAAACCAAGTCGTCGAGCTCGCGCTTCACGGACAGCAGCCGCTACGAGGAGAACTTCAGACCGTGTTTCGG gCTGGCGGAAGATCGATTTGGAGACATCTGCAATGCTTGTGTCCTTTTAGTGAAGCGGTGGAAGAAGTTACCAGTTGGGTCTAAGAAGAACTGGAGCCAT GTGGTGGATGCTAGAGCAGGTCCTGGCTTCAAAATAACCAAACCGAAGAAGATGAAGAGCAGtgatgggaagaagaagagcaaaCTGAAGAGGCTACACAAACTGAAGAGACAAA ACTCGGATGCCCACAGTACAACCTCCAGCACGTCGCCCTGCCAGTCCCCCAGCTACAGCAACCAGTCGGATGACGGCTCAGATATTGAGGCCAAGCAGACGCGCTCCACACCCTCGCTGTTTTCTTACCTTGACCTCAGCTACTGGAAACG GCAGAAAGTGTGCTGCGGCATTATCTACAAGGGCCGCTTTGGTGAAGTGATGATCGATCCACGTCTCTTCAAGCCCTGCTGCAGCTCCAAGAAGCAGGAGGCACCCCCACCAGAGCCTCACCCTGCCCCACAGCCAGAGGACCTGAAAGAGAGCTGGTGA
- the LOC108938917 gene encoding nuclear receptor-interacting protein 3-like, with amino-acid sequence MELRQQRRTKQTARFIHKDSADLLPLDGLKKLGTSKEMQPHNILQRRLLEANLSRCRLNSRGVKSSNNSSGQNIGPHLSKQDSFFLPEEEDYIFVLCKCSGREMKILIDTGCKLNLMSTGCVEKLGLKEKVNMNKTETDSNFFHTLQIQGQIEKFLLAIGQVKIECTMTVVENEKPFLSLGNRTLKSLKCVIDTEKEILVLGRTEREQVQFVDCKSGLQD; translated from the exons ATGGAGCTGAGGCAGCAGCGCAGAACGAAGCAGACGGCGCGTTTCATCCACAAAGACTCAGCCGACCTGCTCCCGCTGGATGGACTCAAGAAACTGGGCACCTCCAAGGAGATG CAACCGCACAACATTTTACAGCGGCGGCTGCTGGAGGCCAACCTTTCGAGGTGCAGGCTCAACAGTCGAGGTGTTAAATCCTCGAATAACAGCTCTGGGCAGAACATTGGTCCCCACTTGAGTAAACAGGACAGTTTTTTCTTGCCAGAGGAAGAGGACTACATATTTGTATTATGCAAG TGTTCAGGAAGAGAGATGAAAATTTTGATTGACACTGGCTGCAAACTGAACCTCATGTCCACAGGATGTGTTGAAAAGCTTGG ATTAAAGGAAAAGGTCAACATGAACAAAACAGAGACAGACTCCAACTTTTTCCACACCCTCCAGATTCAGGGGCAGATTGAAAAATTCCTGCTGGCAATCGGACAAGTGAAGATCGAGTGCACGATGACTGTTGTGG AAAATGAAAAGCCCTTTTTGTCCCTCGGGAACAGAACCTTGAAATCTCTGAAG TGTGTGATTGATACAGAGAAGGAAATTCTGGTCCTTGGCAGAACAGAGAGGGAACAAGTCCAGTTTGTTGATTGTAAGAGTGGGTTACAGGACTAA